From one Leptospiraceae bacterium genomic stretch:
- the queG gene encoding tRNA epoxyqueuosine(34) reductase QueG, with amino-acid sequence MHPDLTQIKSKALECGFSLFGVADAVVPEKDKENIRSWVEQGLAGKMDWYARNQDLRLNLNNLGFIPRSVIVLGCLYQDRDYEEVFATKDYKISRYATGKDYHNVLKKMSLPLLKYLRENFPDNKFRQGVDSLPVPEKVFAREAGIGWQGKNTNIINEDLGSYFFLSAILTDLHLLADKPVTDRCGTCRACLDACPTGALFEPYKIDAGKCISHHTIEDRSEVFSDPVANGKWVYGCDICQEVCPWNRVKAKKREVYTMNEEFKLREEFKTFTKQDFLEMTEEEFKEFVKDSAMDRITHSMWKRNFESI; translated from the coding sequence ATGCATCCTGACCTAACCCAAATCAAATCAAAAGCACTCGAATGCGGCTTTTCGCTATTTGGCGTAGCGGATGCTGTGGTGCCAGAGAAAGACAAAGAAAATATTCGTTCCTGGGTAGAACAAGGATTAGCCGGAAAGATGGATTGGTATGCGCGTAACCAAGACTTACGGCTCAATCTAAACAACTTGGGATTTATTCCGCGCTCGGTGATTGTGCTTGGTTGTCTTTACCAGGATAGAGACTACGAAGAAGTATTCGCTACTAAAGATTATAAAATTTCACGTTATGCGACAGGAAAAGATTATCATAACGTTTTAAAGAAGATGTCTTTGCCTCTGCTCAAATACTTGCGAGAGAATTTTCCAGATAATAAATTTAGACAAGGTGTAGATTCGCTTCCCGTTCCCGAAAAAGTATTTGCAAGAGAAGCAGGAATTGGCTGGCAGGGAAAGAATACAAATATTATCAATGAAGACCTTGGCTCTTATTTTTTTCTCTCCGCCATTCTTACCGATTTACACTTATTAGCCGATAAACCTGTTACAGATCGATGTGGAACTTGTCGTGCTTGTCTAGATGCCTGTCCTACTGGCGCTTTATTTGAACCCTATAAAATCGACGCAGGTAAATGTATTTCCCATCATACGATTGAAGACCGAAGTGAAGTATTTTCTGATCCTGTGGCTAATGGCAAATGGGTGTATGGTTGTGATATTTGCCAAGAGGTATGTCCCTGGAATCGAGTAAAGGCGAAGAAGCGAGAAGTTTATACAATGAACGAAGAATTTAAACTCCGAGAAGAATTTAAAACTTTTACCAAACAGGATTTTTTAGAAATGACAGAAGAAGAGTTTAAAGAATTTGTGAAGGATAGTGCGATGGATAGGATAACGCATAGTATGTGGAAGAGGAATTTTGAAAGTATATGA
- the ileS gene encoding isoleucine--tRNA ligase has protein sequence MKEDKKQENPYSKTVILPTTEFPMKADLSKREPATIAKWKKEKLFTKMRESRSAAKSYVLHDGPPYANGNFHVGHSLNKILKDIIVKSKHLAGFHTDIIPGWDCHGLPIEVQVLKNLGKDAPNTSPTELRKKCREYANEYVGKQSEDLSRFLCFFDEDRKYLTMSPDYEAKIIEVFGDLFSNGYVYKGKKPVYWCIALGTAHAEAEIEYANHTSPSIYVKFPVVGEANTSCLIWTTTPWTLPANLAICFNKDIEYSVYSSESHGKLILADGLKESVEAKCEIKLEKVKSISSDELSKLKFQHPFVDRVSIPLFGNHVTLEAGTGCVHTAPGHGMDDYRVGIAAGLEPYSPVDDRGKYTHEFALMEGIQIFEANPKIVELLKEKNALVHYSTFEHQYPHSWRSKKPLIFRATPQWFFKIDEKDLRKNSLEAIDKVKWVPDWGITRIRSMVENRPDWCLSRQRNWGVPIPAFRLANGETFMTPETVKYFVDIVKKEGIEVWYTREPKDLLPPNIKLPFGDVKDVIKENDILDVWFDSGVSNFAVLDYKGESPADLYLEGSDQHRGWFQSSLWPSMALRGIPPYKTVLTHGYVLDEKGHAMSKSMGNVVNPTTDIINVYGADILRLWVSSQDFRDDVKIGKESIKNVSEQYRKIRNTFRYLLGNLAGHTTADTVPYPEMEEIDQYYLAQLYILAEELKSSYETFQFHQIYQKVLKFCVSELSQDYFEIIRDRMYCDRRDSKTRRSSCTALAVILESLVVLLAPVLSFTSEEVWENYGKKTSVFLEKFPDLTAYKNEVLIQKFEKVFETKELVQKALENARQNGKIGKSLEAKLFVSYKNSSILEKLFTCEDFELFYVVSQVEFEPIGNSVEHTLLSSAENDEFLIEVTLPANPECPRCWRHTRDIHKGGLCERCKAAVG, from the coding sequence ATGAAAGAAGATAAGAAACAAGAAAACCCTTACTCAAAAACAGTCATTTTGCCGACCACAGAATTCCCGATGAAAGCGGATCTTTCCAAAAGAGAGCCTGCGACTATCGCGAAGTGGAAGAAAGAAAAACTTTTTACCAAGATGCGCGAATCTCGATCTGCGGCTAAGAGCTATGTGCTGCATGACGGACCTCCTTATGCAAATGGAAATTTCCATGTGGGACATTCTTTAAATAAAATTCTAAAAGACATCATTGTAAAATCAAAACATCTCGCGGGCTTTCATACAGATATTATTCCAGGCTGGGATTGTCATGGTCTTCCAATTGAAGTGCAAGTTTTAAAAAATCTAGGAAAGGATGCACCTAATACAAGTCCGACCGAGCTTAGAAAAAAATGCCGTGAGTATGCAAATGAATACGTGGGTAAACAAAGCGAAGACTTAAGTCGATTTCTTTGTTTCTTTGATGAAGATAGAAAGTATCTCACGATGAGTCCTGATTACGAAGCAAAGATCATCGAAGTGTTTGGTGATTTATTTAGTAACGGTTATGTTTACAAAGGCAAGAAGCCGGTATATTGGTGTATTGCGCTCGGCACGGCTCATGCTGAGGCTGAGATAGAGTATGCGAACCATACCTCTCCTTCTATCTATGTAAAATTTCCAGTCGTAGGAGAGGCTAATACAAGTTGCCTCATCTGGACAACTACTCCCTGGACTCTTCCTGCGAACTTGGCAATTTGTTTTAACAAAGACATCGAATACTCCGTGTATTCCTCTGAGTCTCATGGCAAACTCATATTAGCCGATGGACTAAAAGAATCCGTAGAAGCAAAATGTGAAATCAAATTAGAAAAAGTAAAATCCATTTCTTCGGATGAATTATCTAAATTAAAATTTCAACATCCTTTTGTTGATAGAGTTTCGATTCCTCTTTTTGGAAATCACGTAACTCTAGAAGCGGGAACTGGTTGTGTGCATACCGCACCCGGTCATGGTATGGATGACTATAGAGTGGGAATCGCAGCTGGACTTGAACCGTATAGTCCGGTGGATGATCGCGGAAAGTATACTCATGAGTTTGCGCTCATGGAAGGAATCCAAATATTTGAAGCAAATCCAAAGATTGTGGAATTACTAAAAGAAAAGAATGCGTTAGTGCATTACTCAACCTTTGAGCATCAGTATCCCCATAGCTGGAGAAGTAAAAAGCCTTTAATTTTTCGTGCAACTCCACAGTGGTTTTTTAAAATCGACGAAAAGGATTTACGCAAAAATTCTCTAGAGGCAATCGACAAAGTAAAATGGGTTCCTGATTGGGGAATCACCCGTATCCGCTCGATGGTAGAGAACCGTCCTGATTGGTGTTTGTCTCGTCAGAGAAATTGGGGAGTTCCAATTCCTGCCTTTCGATTGGCTAATGGCGAAACCTTCATGACTCCCGAAACTGTAAAATACTTTGTGGACATCGTAAAAAAAGAAGGTATCGAAGTTTGGTATACCCGTGAACCAAAAGACCTACTTCCGCCTAATATCAAGTTGCCGTTCGGGGATGTAAAAGACGTAATCAAAGAAAATGATATCTTAGACGTTTGGTTTGATTCTGGCGTTTCTAATTTTGCAGTGCTTGATTACAAAGGAGAATCTCCTGCTGACCTTTATTTAGAAGGCTCGGATCAACATAGGGGTTGGTTTCAATCCAGTCTCTGGCCTTCGATGGCGTTACGCGGCATTCCTCCTTATAAAACTGTGCTTACTCATGGTTATGTGCTAGATGAAAAAGGTCATGCTATGTCTAAGTCAATGGGTAATGTCGTTAATCCGACAACGGATATCATCAATGTTTATGGTGCTGATATTTTGCGTCTATGGGTTTCTTCTCAAGATTTTAGAGATGATGTAAAAATCGGAAAAGAAAGCATCAAGAACGTAAGTGAGCAGTATCGTAAGATTCGAAATACCTTCCGTTATCTACTTGGAAATCTTGCAGGTCACACAACTGCGGATACTGTTCCTTATCCCGAAATGGAAGAGATTGACCAATACTATCTTGCACAACTTTACATTCTTGCAGAAGAGTTAAAGTCTTCTTATGAAACTTTTCAATTCCACCAGATTTATCAAAAGGTTTTAAAATTTTGTGTAAGTGAATTATCACAAGACTACTTTGAAATCATCCGCGATAGAATGTATTGCGATCGAAGAGACTCTAAAACAAGACGCTCTTCTTGCACTGCGTTAGCCGTTATCCTCGAGTCGTTAGTTGTATTACTCGCACCAGTTCTAAGCTTTACTTCCGAAGAAGTTTGGGAAAATTATGGAAAGAAAACTTCTGTGTTCCTAGAAAAATTTCCTGACTTAACTGCTTACAAAAACGAAGTTTTAATTCAGAAATTCGAAAAGGTATTCGAGACAAAAGAATTAGTCCAAAAAGCACTCGAGAACGCTCGCCAAAACGGAAAGATAGGAAAATCACTCGAAGCAAAACTTTTCGTGAGCTATAAAAATTCTTCTATCCTAGAAAAACTTTTTACCTGCGAAGATTTCGAATTGTTCTATGTAGTCTCTCAAGTAGAATTTGAACCAATTGGCAATTCAGTCGAACACACTCTACTCAGCTCTGCCGAAAACGATGAGTTCTTAATTGAAGTCACTCTACCGGCTAATCCCGAATGCCCGCGCTGCTGGCGACATACACGCGATATCCACAAGGGTGGGTTATGTGAAAGATGTAAAGCGGCGGTGGGTTAA
- the mutY gene encoding A/G-specific adenine glycosylase, whose product MTTQDKLLNWFLKNQRKLPFRENKDPYKIWISEVMLQQTRVAAMLPSYEKFILRFPTITSLAESTEEEVIQYWKGLGYYSRAINLRKGAVYLKENFNSKFPDSLEDALSVPGVGPYTARAVLSIAYNKEFAVLDGNVKRVLARYFLFKENISLPSSHKALQELADTFLNSKNPGDHNQAMMELGATICLPAPLCMLCPIQKGCLAFEKGKQTELPIMGKEKTKLPIKLKFFFLEKDERILVVKYKHRRFFKTIFTLPFLIEGKKLPTSYEDNSEFGKYLREKDTDADWLKTGKHSITHHDIELQQARFSLDNKNLQTLENILSSKIPSFEIEWKWIKKEDLKLEFASSIAGS is encoded by the coding sequence ATGACCACACAAGATAAACTACTCAACTGGTTTTTAAAGAACCAACGCAAACTTCCGTTTCGCGAAAACAAAGATCCGTATAAAATTTGGATTAGTGAGGTGATGTTACAGCAAACAAGAGTTGCCGCAATGCTTCCTTCTTATGAAAAATTCATTTTACGTTTTCCTACTATTACAAGTCTTGCTGAATCAACAGAGGAAGAAGTAATTCAATACTGGAAAGGCTTGGGATATTACTCCCGCGCGATTAATTTACGAAAGGGCGCTGTGTATTTAAAAGAGAATTTCAACTCTAAATTTCCTGATAGTCTTGAAGATGCATTGTCTGTTCCAGGAGTCGGACCCTATACAGCCCGCGCGGTCTTGTCGATAGCGTATAACAAAGAGTTTGCGGTATTAGATGGAAATGTAAAGCGAGTTCTCGCTAGATATTTTTTATTCAAAGAAAATATTTCCCTTCCTTCGTCTCACAAAGCCTTACAGGAATTAGCCGATACTTTTTTGAATTCCAAAAATCCAGGCGATCACAACCAGGCTATGATGGAACTAGGGGCAACTATTTGTTTGCCTGCTCCCCTTTGTATGCTTTGTCCTATTCAAAAAGGTTGTCTTGCATTTGAAAAAGGAAAACAGACTGAACTTCCAATCATGGGAAAAGAAAAAACAAAACTTCCAATCAAGTTAAAATTTTTCTTTCTGGAAAAAGACGAGCGCATACTCGTTGTTAAATACAAACACAGAAGATTTTTTAAAACTATTTTTACTCTTCCGTTTTTAATTGAAGGAAAGAAGCTACCTACTAGTTATGAAGACAATTCTGAATTCGGAAAATATTTAAGAGAAAAAGACACTGACGCAGATTGGTTAAAAACAGGCAAACACAGTATTACCCACCATGATATTGAATTACAACAAGCTAGATTTTCCCTCGATAATAAAAATTTACAAACCTTAGAAAATATTCTTTCTTCTAAAATTCCTTCTTTTGAAATAGAATGGAAATGGATTAAGAAAGAGGATTTGAAGTTAGAATTTGCTTCGTCGATTGCGGGAAGCTGA
- a CDS encoding photoactive yellow protein has protein sequence MEDFAKGILYNLGHLSRDQADNANFGIVKVDDQGQILLYNKYESDLAGVPVASAEGKNFFTQVAICTNNRLFFGKFKDGVTSGHLDSSFNYVFTYKMKPTNVMIQLYRDQATSTNWIFVKKK, from the coding sequence ATGGAAGATTTTGCAAAAGGAATTTTATACAATTTGGGACACCTGTCTCGGGATCAAGCAGATAATGCTAACTTCGGTATTGTGAAAGTAGATGACCAAGGTCAAATTTTACTTTATAATAAGTATGAGTCAGATCTTGCAGGGGTTCCAGTTGCAAGTGCAGAGGGGAAAAACTTTTTTACACAAGTAGCGATCTGCACAAACAATCGTCTTTTCTTTGGAAAATTTAAAGATGGTGTGACAAGTGGACATTTAGACTCATCGTTTAATTATGTGTTTACCTACAAAATGAAACCTACGAATGTTATGATTCAACTCTATCGGGACCAAGCTACATCTACTAATTGGATTTTTGTAAAAAAGAAGTAA
- a CDS encoding methyl-accepting chemotaxis protein, translating to MSFYRSLGAKFQILLVVSLALFLGFIFLSTVSIAEVNDLHTKLGDKENYLLSFLIKMGISFVVVSALCISAVYYVLTQTFRPVEAISDLLTKVAQNDLQVDLLESKRQDEIGIISQSIDNVILGFSGVLTSIKFTGEQIGDAGKTFNKSASLLTKSVDIQSDAANQVAQGLEEMNASLDLISVNFESSASSFKNIDSNLEDLAKSGTKILHGMDELSTIAKQSFEEGKIGEKNINDAMAAMEQIKVKTNKITEFTSLISEISDQTNLLSLNASIEAARAGEYGRGFAVVAMEVTKLAEKTMTSVKEVKSIIHDTIKTVNHGYACVNDSSESLKKLIQNVQKVQSSSQKINVQIVKQEDNTIKISKSSKALAEFLEMVIENVGEEKKVTNQMLSSVEEFSLSFQSLLKESEELKELSENLKAQSDGLLSIVSGFKL from the coding sequence ATGTCATTTTATAGATCTTTAGGCGCCAAATTTCAAATTTTATTAGTTGTGTCTCTTGCACTGTTTTTAGGATTTATTTTTTTATCAACAGTATCTATTGCTGAGGTGAACGATTTACATACTAAACTTGGGGATAAAGAGAATTATCTGTTATCCTTTCTTATAAAAATGGGAATTAGTTTTGTTGTAGTTAGTGCCCTTTGTATTTCTGCGGTATATTATGTTTTAACACAAACGTTTCGCCCGGTAGAGGCTATTTCTGATTTGCTCACAAAAGTCGCTCAAAATGATTTACAAGTTGATTTATTAGAATCAAAACGTCAAGACGAAATTGGAATCATCAGCCAATCTATTGACAATGTAATTCTTGGTTTTAGTGGTGTGCTTACTTCTATCAAGTTTACAGGCGAGCAAATTGGAGACGCAGGAAAGACATTCAATAAATCAGCGTCCCTATTGACTAAATCTGTAGACATACAATCAGATGCCGCCAATCAAGTGGCTCAGGGATTAGAAGAAATGAATGCATCACTTGATTTGATAAGTGTTAATTTTGAAAGTTCTGCTTCTTCTTTTAAAAACATTGATTCCAATTTAGAAGATCTTGCAAAGTCGGGAACAAAGATTCTACATGGAATGGATGAGCTTTCTACCATTGCAAAACAGTCTTTTGAAGAAGGTAAGATTGGGGAAAAAAATATTAACGATGCAATGGCTGCCATGGAGCAGATAAAAGTAAAAACAAATAAGATTACTGAGTTTACATCGCTTATCTCCGAAATTTCAGATCAAACAAATTTACTTTCTTTAAATGCAAGTATTGAAGCCGCAAGAGCCGGTGAGTATGGTAGAGGTTTCGCAGTAGTTGCCATGGAAGTAACCAAGCTCGCTGAAAAGACAATGACCAGCGTTAAAGAAGTAAAGTCAATCATTCATGATACAATTAAAACGGTTAATCATGGTTATGCGTGTGTGAATGATTCCTCCGAGAGTCTAAAGAAATTAATTCAAAATGTTCAGAAAGTTCAATCATCCTCTCAAAAAATAAACGTGCAAATTGTGAAGCAAGAAGACAATACAATTAAGATTTCAAAAAGTTCAAAAGCCTTAGCGGAGTTTTTAGAGATGGTTATCGAAAATGTGGGCGAAGAAAAAAAAGTCACCAATCAAATGCTTTCCTCTGTTGAAGAATTTTCTCTTTCTTTCCAATCTCTTCTCAAAGAGTCGGAAGAATTAAAAGAGCTTTCTGAAAATTTAAAAGCACAATCAGACGGACTTCTTAGTATTGTGAGTGGATTTAAATTGTAG
- a CDS encoding thioredoxin family protein codes for MIRIIPIFLTLFFTFPMLAETKWLTSLDKALLKAQEENKPVIIDLYTDWCLYCKDLENKIFPAKDVALELEKFVAVRINGDESRDIVAKYSVRGYPTILLLDKNGNFIDKITGLPNNELLITKLQEAYIKKDIEAGLISEQKESPDGILPNYNLGLFYYRNGNFKNSSEYFLKSYNSNGKENQDKKPEALFLLGLIQIQEKKFPEAISIWNSYLEKYPENKKGSVLYCRGISYFFSGKKVEAKEDLLKAKELSTSKDQLEKINLFLSELEI; via the coding sequence ATGATTCGAATTATCCCTATTTTTCTCACTCTATTTTTTACCTTTCCGATGCTCGCCGAAACAAAATGGTTAACCTCGCTCGACAAGGCTCTTCTAAAAGCGCAAGAGGAAAATAAGCCAGTCATCATTGATTTATACACAGACTGGTGCCTTTATTGCAAAGACCTCGAAAATAAAATTTTCCCTGCAAAAGATGTCGCACTAGAACTAGAAAAATTTGTTGCTGTTCGAATCAACGGCGATGAATCGAGAGACATTGTTGCTAAGTATTCCGTTCGTGGATATCCAACCATATTACTGCTTGATAAAAATGGAAACTTCATAGATAAAATTACAGGTCTACCGAATAACGAGCTATTAATCACAAAATTACAAGAAGCATATATCAAAAAAGATATCGAAGCAGGTCTTATCTCGGAGCAAAAAGAATCTCCTGATGGCATTCTTCCTAATTATAATCTAGGACTTTTCTATTATCGAAATGGAAATTTTAAGAACTCATCAGAATACTTTTTGAAATCTTACAATTCCAATGGAAAAGAAAACCAGGACAAAAAACCAGAAGCATTATTTCTACTTGGACTCATTCAAATACAAGAAAAGAAATTTCCAGAAGCAATTTCTATTTGGAATAGTTATTTAGAAAAATATCCTGAAAATAAAAAAGGATCTGTTCTTTATTGTAGAGGCATATCTTATTTTTTCTCTGGGAAAAAAGTAGAGGCTAAGGAAGATTTACTCAAAGCCAAAGAATTATCTACTAGTAAAGATCAGTTGGAGAAAATTAATCTTTTCCTATCGGAATTAGAAATTTAA
- the hisE gene encoding phosphoribosyl-ATP diphosphatase — protein MKFLEELEELLKQRKRELPEKSYTAELFKKGIDRILKKVGEEAGEVIIAAKNTDEPELVHEVADLFFHLQVLLVEKNIPLSKIEDELKKRHGR, from the coding sequence ATGAAATTTTTAGAAGAATTAGAAGAATTATTAAAACAAAGAAAAAGAGAATTACCAGAAAAATCTTACACAGCCGAACTGTTTAAAAAAGGAATTGATCGAATCTTAAAGAAGGTAGGAGAAGAGGCTGGCGAAGTCATCATTGCAGCTAAGAATACAGATGAGCCTGAACTAGTTCATGAAGTCGCTGATTTGTTTTTTCATTTACAAGTATTATTAGTCGAGAAAAATATTCCTTTGTCAAAGATTGAAGATGAATTAAAAAAACGACATGGGCGGTAA
- a CDS encoding serine/threonine protein phosphatase, whose protein sequence is MAKVKKENYLAIGDIHGCLDALNEILDYANSYPDHQLIFLGDYIDRGPSVNETLSRLRELENAIFLFGNHELWLFQTMDAIKDKKEKSQYLKRNEISESNFQWLKDNLVFIYETENYIFTHSGLNPNKPLNQQSEEDYVFTYWKNDFKNITSKIVVHGHIHVPEVLFGDNKILVDTGCSLGGHLSGVVLPERIIIKSQQTKNYLRLSVEDIVNNFKKQLKLN, encoded by the coding sequence ATGGCTAAAGTGAAAAAAGAAAATTATTTAGCCATTGGTGACATTCATGGTTGTTTAGATGCGCTGAATGAAATCTTAGACTATGCCAATTCTTACCCTGACCATCAACTTATTTTTTTAGGAGATTATATAGACAGAGGACCTTCGGTAAATGAAACTCTGTCACGACTACGCGAGTTAGAAAATGCAATTTTTCTCTTTGGAAATCACGAATTGTGGTTATTTCAGACAATGGACGCGATAAAGGACAAAAAAGAGAAGAGTCAATATTTAAAAAGGAATGAAATTTCAGAATCGAACTTTCAGTGGCTAAAGGATAATTTAGTATTCATTTACGAAACCGAAAATTATATTTTTACGCATTCAGGGTTAAATCCAAATAAACCGCTAAATCAGCAATCTGAAGAGGATTATGTATTTACTTATTGGAAAAATGACTTCAAGAATATCACTTCTAAAATAGTAGTGCATGGACATATCCATGTTCCAGAGGTTCTATTCGGAGACAATAAAATCCTAGTAGATACAGGTTGTTCCTTGGGAGGACATTTATCTGGAGTTGTCTTGCCGGAAAGAATTATAATCAAAAGTCAGCAAACAAAAAATTATCTTAGACTATCGGTAGAAGACATTGTGAATAACTTTAAGAAGCAATTGAAACTAAATTAA
- a CDS encoding UbiD family decarboxylase, producing MNHKPLHSTREFVEELKKEKELLVIEDSVDPNLEIAEIQRRVVARRGPALLFTNVKGSKFPVATNLYGSARRIHIAFGSRPVDLIRKIAHTAQNIMPPTPKKIWEARHLAFEALKVGLKKESSPRVLDSSITPVDIMQLPALKSWPMDAGRFITLPLVYTESPVNGKGNLGMYRIQFHDRDTTGMHIQIHRGGGFHHFEAEEKNMSLPCHIYVGGPPAMTLAAVAPMPEELSELIIASLLLGERLKITRNKKFSSLPIVSDSDFLLIGEIPPKVRHPEGPFGDHYGYYALQHDYPIMKVHGIHHRKDAIWPATVVGRPPQEDHFIAEFLQDLLSPMFPLVMPKAISVWAYEESGVHALAATVVKERYHKEAFTAALRILGEGHLSLSKCLLVTNEIINLKNFKNTFITILERINLQTDVHIFSNISQDTLDYTGPKVNSGSKLILLGIGEKQNDLTPSFTGKLKSKKFHSPTVFCPGALVVSGPKYKAGDKALEDLLKEQSIQKFLFVFLVDDAKDTCKSDHDFIWNIFTRFEPAGDVSGNYSVLRNHIAYKNPIVIDCRLKDWYPPVLTPDLDIVKRVDERFGKLLDSIQSPFDYFI from the coding sequence ATGAACCATAAACCTCTCCACTCCACTCGCGAATTTGTAGAAGAATTAAAAAAAGAAAAAGAACTTTTAGTGATTGAAGATTCAGTAGATCCGAATTTAGAAATCGCTGAGATACAACGGCGAGTAGTCGCAAGACGTGGACCTGCGCTATTATTTACAAATGTAAAGGGCTCTAAATTTCCTGTGGCTACTAACCTGTATGGCTCTGCGCGAAGAATTCATATTGCCTTTGGTTCGCGTCCTGTTGATTTGATTCGTAAGATTGCGCATACCGCACAAAATATAATGCCACCGACTCCTAAGAAAATTTGGGAGGCAAGGCATCTCGCCTTTGAAGCATTAAAAGTCGGATTAAAAAAAGAAAGTTCTCCTAGAGTCCTTGATTCATCGATTACTCCTGTGGATATAATGCAATTACCCGCTCTTAAATCCTGGCCTATGGATGCGGGGCGTTTTATTACTTTGCCGCTTGTGTATACCGAAAGTCCTGTGAATGGAAAAGGAAATCTAGGAATGTATCGAATCCAATTTCATGATCGAGATACAACAGGTATGCATATTCAAATTCATCGTGGTGGAGGATTTCATCATTTTGAAGCAGAAGAAAAAAATATGAGTCTTCCCTGTCATATCTATGTAGGCGGACCTCCCGCAATGACGTTAGCCGCTGTAGCCCCAATGCCTGAGGAACTCAGTGAACTAATCATTGCTTCTTTACTTCTTGGTGAAAGATTAAAAATTACCCGCAATAAAAAATTTAGCAGCTTACCAATAGTATCCGATTCAGACTTTTTACTCATCGGAGAAATTCCTCCAAAAGTAAGACACCCGGAAGGACCTTTCGGAGACCATTATGGCTATTATGCGCTACAGCATGATTATCCTATTATGAAAGTCCATGGAATTCATCATCGTAAAGATGCTATTTGGCCTGCAACGGTAGTAGGTAGACCTCCACAGGAAGATCATTTTATTGCCGAGTTTTTACAGGATTTACTTTCTCCTATGTTTCCACTTGTTATGCCTAAAGCAATTTCTGTTTGGGCTTATGAGGAGTCGGGTGTTCATGCGTTAGCCGCTACTGTTGTTAAAGAGCGTTATCACAAAGAGGCATTTACAGCAGCTCTTCGTATTTTAGGAGAAGGGCATCTTTCTTTATCAAAATGTCTACTTGTTACAAACGAGATTATAAATCTAAAAAATTTCAAAAATACTTTTATTACAATTTTAGAGCGGATCAATTTACAAACGGATGTCCATATCTTTTCGAACATCTCACAGGATACTCTCGATTATACCGGACCAAAAGTAAATTCTGGTAGTAAGTTGATTCTTTTGGGAATCGGTGAGAAGCAAAATGATCTTACCCCCTCATTTACTGGTAAGCTTAAAAGTAAAAAGTTTCATTCTCCCACAGTCTTCTGTCCTGGTGCGTTAGTCGTATCAGGTCCTAAGTATAAGGCGGGTGATAAGGCGCTCGAAGATTTACTCAAAGAACAATCGATTCAAAAATTTCTATTTGTATTTCTAGTGGATGATGCGAAAGATACGTGTAAATCCGATCATGATTTTATTTGGAATATCTTTACTCGCTTTGAACCAGCAGGGGATGTATCGGGAAATTATTCTGTTTTACGAAATCACATCGCTTATAAAAATCCAATCGTCATTGATTGTCGATTGAAAGATTGGTATCCACCAGTATTGACTCCAGACTTGGACATAGTGAAGAGAGTAGACGAGCGATTCGGGAAATTATTGGATTCTATTCAGAGTCCATTTGATTATTTTATTTAA